In the genome of Streptomyces sp. Q6, the window TGAGCGGCTACACCTGTTCCTGGTACACCTTGATGTCGGCGGGTCTGAGTGTGCGGATGGTTATCCAGGCTGCTCGCGCGCTCAGCTTTTCGGCCCACTCGGCGAGATCGTCTCCGGCGCCGTGGAAGAACCATGAGTGGAAGCTGCCGAGGGTCTCCAGGGCGGGAGCGGGTTCGTATCGAAGCTCGCAGTGGACCTGCACGTAGTGGTCGTGGTTGCCGTCGCTGTCGGTGATTTCGAACTGCCGGGCGAGGTCCAGCATGAACGTGGCAGGGCCGTCGAAGGCGTAGGTCCCGTATTGGAACAGGAGGCCATCTGCATCGGGGGTGTCCGAGACGTCAAAGAGTCGTCGGCCAAAGCGTAGGAAGGCGAGCCAGGCGCCTTCCGTATCCAGGTCAGCGGACTCCTGCTGTCCAGCCCTCAGTTCGCCCTCAAGGAGCTCGGCGGCCTCGTCCATCGGTAGTCTTCGCGTCAATGCGTGCCCTCCTCGTCCGCTGCAGCGGGGCTGAGCGTACTCAGTCAGGCGGGCCTTCCCGTTTTCCAGCGTTAGAAGATGCCGGCCTGCATGTGCTGCGTGAGGTTCTCGAGGATCTGGCGCAGCCACGGAGCACGGGCGGCCGGTAGTCGGACCAGGGTGTGCTGGAACGTTTCTGAGTCAACTCGGAACAGTTGGTCGGGTCTGGGTTCGGGCGGGTCGTCGCGGAGCACGCCGTCGGGCATCCCTCCAGACGCGGGCGTGGGTAGATGTGGCTCAGGGTGGATCATCCACCGCCACACGCCGAACGGCAGTGGCACCCGGTATGCCGAGGCAGCCGAGCCGGGCGGTCTCCAAGTCTCCCCTGTCTGCGGATGGACCGGCACGAGAAGGATGTCGGCGTCCTCGTCGGCTACGGGCAGATCTGGTCCGGCCACGACCGCCGGACGCTTTGGCCCTCCCGCGGGCAGCAGGGCGTCAAGGGCGCGTTGAAACACCTGAGCGGTGAGGCCGCCCGGGACGGTCACCGGCCGGCCTTGTGAGGCCGCCAGCAGGTGGGCGAGCGCATGGCCGGCTGCCGCTTCCCATTGCGGGCTCCAGGACCAGAAGTTGTTCAGGCCCAGTCGTGATCCCCACACCATGGTCATCGGCGCGAATGGAGGTGTGCCCTTCTCGTTGTCCACCAGCTCCGTCCAGGAGAGCAGTGTGTCCTCGGTGCCTTCGGCGGGGAGGCGGCGTACGGCGTCGGGGGCGAGCCACACCGCCTGCCACAGCGAGCAGTCATCGACCCTGCTCGCCACGGGGAGGCCGCATGACATGCAGGCCATGTTGGGGCCGTCGGCCCCGTCGATGCCGCAGCAGGCACCACCACGCTTCTCCGGGAGCAGCACTGTGTTGCGGGTATCTCCGGGAGCGATGACGATCGCGCCCGGCGCGCCATCGGAGAGGGCGTAGACCGGTGCGTAGATGCCGCGGGCCGCTGCTTCGTCGGGGGTGATCTCCTCCCACCGCCGCCATGGTGGTCCCGAAGGCTCCGGGGCCACGGCGAATGTGCCCGGCTCCATCAGGGCCGGGAGCTGGATCGAGTTCCCGTACTTTTGGCGGGCGTGGGCCGGCAGAGCAACCTGGGACAGCGGGGCGGTCAGCTCGGCGCCGCACCCCGCGCACACGAAAACGAACAAATGTCCTCCGCTGGGATTCAGAGGCATGGTCCCAGGACGCTGGCGGTCAGCCAACGGATTTCCGGGCGCGGTGGGAAGGCAACCGCACGCTTCGTCGGACGGCGTCTGCTCTTTGCACGCGTGCAGAAGAATGGGGGCGTGCTGACCTATGTCTACCGTGTCACCAAGTACGATCCAGCCGACCGTGACGAGTACGGGCACTACGTCGGCACGGAAGACATCGTCAGCGACCACGGCGAGGTCGAGGCGGCTTCTCTCCAGGCGGTCGCTGAGTTCGCCAGGGACACCGCCGTCGATCACTTGGCCGTACGCGAACCAGGGGTTCCGTCCCTTGCGCACTTCGGCGTGGAGTCGGCGATGGACTGCTTCGGGTTGGACGGCCTCTTCCCGGATGATTTGGCCGGCTTCTACGACGGGGCAGAGGTGGCGCTCGATGTCGCCCTGGAGTTGGTGCGGATCATGCTGCGGGGCAGCGGCGCCTGGTGCCGGCTGGAGGTGGAGGACACCTTCGCGGTTCATGTGGGATGGGACCAGTACCTCTACATCAGCAGCAGCCGGCCTTGCGAGAAGGCACTGGCTCGAGCCCGCGGGCTCGGGCTGTTCCCCGAACGTATCGCTGTGTCCCCGTACGCCTTCGAGGACGAGGAGGAAGGCGTGCAGCGTCCCGCAGACGATGAGTTCTGGTTCGACCTCCTCCGCGCCGTCGCCACAGGTCGCGCCGGAATCCTCGAGGAGACCTATCTCGATGGCGCCTCACGGTGGCACCTCCTCACCCGCGAAGCCATCGAGGCGGTGCGTGCCGGACTGGCTCCCCGGGCCCGCCTGGAGGTCTGGCCTCCCTTGTCCGGTGACATCGACGCCGTCCTGGGCAACCTGCCCGAGGACGGACTCGTCGAAGGCGTCTGGCAGGACAAGAACGGCCACATCCACAGCGCCATCGCCGACGAGGACGAGTTCCCGGAACTTTCCGCCCTGATCTCCAGCGCCTCGGGCGCCGCGCTCCTGTCCGTATACGCGGGCGAACGTGCACCTCTGTGTACCGCGGTCATGCCCGACAACGACGGAGTTCTACGGGCTCGTTGGCGGACCGAGCCAACACCGAACGACCAAGACTGGGCACTACGGCACTCCCAAGCCTGAGGGCGGCTACGCGGCCTTCGCAACGCGAAGCGCTCGGAGCTGGGTGCAGGCCAGTAGCCGTACGTGGGCGCCTCAAATCCGTCGGTCGTTCGACTGCGGGCCAGGCAGGATGTGTCCCTATGAACCCTGTGCTGTGCGGCCTCGCGTCCAATGTGGCGCTGCCCGTCGAGCTGGTCGACCGCCTGATCGTGGTCGCGGACGCGGACATCGCTGACGGCCTCGCCAGCCGCGCGGACCTCAGCCGTGAGCAAGCGGTCGCCTTGGCCGTGCGGGGCGAGGGGAGCGCCGTGCGACTCGCGTACGAAGGCCGGCTGGCAGCTGCGGACATCAACCCCCGTACGCAGCCGCAGGCCGCGCTCGCCCTGCTCGAGGAGGGTTTCGGTGACCTGGAGTGGACGCGGCTGTTCGCGGTGGATCCCAACGTCGAGCGTCGGGCGAAGCTGGCCGCCTGTCCCGGTCTTTTGGCGGATGTGCGGGAGATGCTCGCCGCCGACCGGGACGTACGGGTCGTTGCGGAACTCGCGTTGTGGACCACGGCGGATGTGGCCGCCCGTCTCGCGCGCCACCCGCATGCCGAGGTCCGTCGCGCGGTGGCGGCCAACGAGGCGACACCACCACAGGTCCTGGCCATGCTGATCACCGGCGAGGGGCTGCCACCGGCAGAGCAGTGCCTGGTCTGCGACAGCGAGGAGACGCCCTACGTACACGATCCGCACTGTCCGCGGCTCGACTGCGGCCTGTCCGCCGATGCCTCGTGCTCCGGCTCGCACGAGTCCACCCTTCACGAGCTGGCGGAACAGGCCCTGTGGAACCCCGCCACACCGATCGAGGCGCTCCTGCGCTTCACCGGCCATCCTTCGGCGCTGTTGCGCTGCCGGCTCGCTGCCCGCCCCGATCTGCCGCCGGAGACAGTGGCGCGGCTCGCCGGTGACCCTGTTCCCGGCGTACGAGCCGATCTCGCGGAGAATCCCACGATCAGCGAATCTGTGATGCGGGTGCTGGCTGCCGATGGCGGTCACGACGTGCAGCGCAGACTGGCGCACAATCCCCGGGTGCCGCTCGACGTACTTTCCGGCCTCGCCGCCACCACCAAGATCGGTTCGACCCTGCTGCCGCGGATCGCCTCCGCTTCTCCCTCCGAGGTCGAGGAGTTGTCCACGTCGTCGAATCCGGTAGTGCGGATGCTCCTGGCCGAACGGCGTGATCTGCCGGCCGAGATCCGCGACAGGCTGGCCGACGATCCGGACGCGAAGGTGGTCAAGTCCATCGCCGGACACCCTGGCCTCTCGGAAGCTCAGCTCCGCTCCATGGTCGAGCGCCACGGATCCCGGGTCATCGCCAAGGTGGCGGCCAACCCGCAGACGCCGTCCGCCCTGCTGGAATACCTGACGGCGCACATGACGCCGGTCCGGAAAGCACTGCGTGAGGTCGCCCGGCACCCCAATGCGACTGGTCCGGCGCTTCTGGTCTGTCTGACGGACCAGGACGCGCGGCGGATCGCTGCCGGGCACGCGGCCCTGCCGCCACAGGCCATCGTCGAATTGCTCGCCGACCACGACTGGCAAGTGGTGGAAGCCGCGGCCGCCAACCCGTCTCTGCCGCCGGCCGTCATGGTGGAGTTGGTGCTTGAGCTCAACGGGGCGTGAGTCCGGCGCAGCGTGCCGTCACGTTGTCTTTCAGGCGGCGAAGCCGATGTTGGAGACGTATTCGTACTGGCCCCATTGGCTGCCGAGGTCGGGCAGGACGTCGGTGGCCCATACGTCGTCGAGAGTCTGCTGGTCTCTGTTGGCCCAGGCGGTCACGATGCGGTCCCAGCGCCGCACGTTCAGTTTCCGGAACTCCACGACGCGCTGGTGCGGCCTGGCGACCTGGGACTGGTTGAAGGGGTGGATCTCCACCCTCGTGCCGCCGCAGGAGTTGAGACGCCGCAGGAGGTGGCGGGCGACGTTGTGGCGGCGCACCGTGCGGTAGACGGCGTCGATGCGTTCCAGGTTGGCCTTCGAGGGGCGGCGTTTGCCGTCCAGCCATGTCTTCAGGGTCCGGTCCGTGACCGTCAGCCCTTGTTCACGGGCGGCCTGGAGCATCCGCGGCGTCTTGGTGAGGTAATGGAGGCGGGCGAGCAGGCCGCGCGGGGCGGTGACGGGAGTCGTGATGAAGTCGACGAGGCCGTCCAGGCGGCGGGCGACCACCTCGCTGCCTCTGGTCCCGCGGGCACCGTATTTGCCGAACTCGAGGTTCTTCTCGGGCACTCGCCCCTCCTGCCCCTGACGGTGACCGTGGCTTGGGCCAGCGCACGGCCCTGGCCTGGATACCGGTGTCAGGAGGGCGGTTGTCATCCAGCTGAGCGCAGCCACTTCTGGTAGCTGACGGCATTGAGGTCGGGATGCTCAACGCCGGTGTACCACCGCACCACAGGTGGTTCGGGTGTCTTGTTCCGTTTCCTGTGGCGGGTTTTGGGGTGGGGCCAGGGCGGGGCGGGCTGCGGCGGACGCAGGCGGAACTGCTCGGCAAAGGTGGTCAGGTGCGGTAGGGCCCGCGGCGGGCCGGCGGAGAAGAGGGAGTCGTCGCCGCGCGGCGACAGATGGGCCAGGTTGGCTGCCGCCCGCAGGAAGCACCTGGCCCAGGGCGGGACGGTGTAGGTGGCGCAGTGCGAAATGTAGCCGTCGGAGGACGAACCGCCGTAGCGGGTGAAGCCGGGGCCGTGAAGGGTGAGGGTGGCGGCGTCTTCGTCGAGGTGGTTCACGTGAACTGTGTCGAGCTGGGAGACGGAGGTGCCGGTGAAGACTGCGGTGGCCAGGGCGGCGGCGATCTGGGGTGCGGCGGTGCGGGCGCCCAGGCGGTGGGCGATCTGGTCCATGCCGTAGGCGCGTTCGGGGACGTAGGGGCGGTCGGCTGGGGGTGGAGTACAGCGGCAGGCGGGGAAGTCCCGGCGGAAGTTGAGGAAGGCCAGGGCCGGCACAGTGATCCAACGGCCCTCGGCGCCACGGCGGGGCGCAGGAGTAGTGGGGGCTTTTGCCAGCAGGTCGCCTGTCGGACCCTCGGTGGAGACGGTGTGGTGGTCGACGTCGTGTAACGCGGTGCGCATCACGGCGGGCGGGCGTCGGGTGTGGCAGACGGCCACCAGGTGCACTCCGGTGCGCAGGCGCAGGGTGAGCAGTGCGGACCAGCTCTTCTGGTCCAGGAGGTGGGCGCGCAGCACGGTGATACGGGTGATGGGCAGGGCGAGAATCCAGGCTGCTGCGATGTTCACGACGGGCGGTCCCTGGGCGCCCCAGTCGCCCGGCAGTTCGGTCGGCTTGCCGAGGGCGGCGAGGATGTCGAGAGCGAGCGCGGTACCGGACGCGGCGGGCGTGGGGTGGACGGTGATCCGGCCGGCGGCTGGATGGTGCGCGGCCAGCGCGGCGCGGATGACGGCGGCGTCGTCGGCGGGGTTTAGGAGCACGGTGACGGGCGGCGCGGCCGGATAGATGACCCTTCTGCTCATGCGGAGTTCCGGGCGCGAGCGCATCGGGTGGACAGGGCGAGGGCGAAGCGCAGATCCGGGTGGAGAACGGGGATGCGCGCCGTGGAGCGGGCATCCAGCAGACGGCGCTCGGTGAGATGGGCCAGGGCCGACGCGCTCAGCGGGGCACGGCCTGCGGTGGCCGGATGTCCGCTGAAGGCCGCGGCCAGGAAGGCTGCTTGTTCCAGGGTGAGGTCGCCCGGCGCGGCGTTGTCGGTGTGGGCGAGCAGCACGGCGCGCTCGCTCGAACTCAACGTGTGGGGGCTTGGGGGCGGTTCGGCCGGCCGGAGCGGCGGTGTACGACGTGGCGGACGGCGCTGGGGCGCGGGTGAGTCGCCGGTGAGCTGGTGGCAGCGGGCGCGGTGGTGCCAGTCGGGCCCGTAGTGCGCGTGGGTGAGCGCGGGGATGGGCAGTGCCGCGTCCTTTGCGAGGGCGTCGAGGCGGTGGCCGAAGGAGAGCTCGAACAGCGGGAAGTGGTCCGCGGCATGGCCCAGGCGGCGAAAAGAGCGGGCGGCGGCGAAGACCGGGCGCACGCGGGGCGGGATCACGTAGCAGACGCCGGGCGGTTCACTGGGCGAGCCGTGCCCGGGGTGCCACACGTCGGGGACGGTCAGCCGCGTGCAGCGCGCGTCGAGGCCCGAGAGCGGGGTGGCGCGCAGGGCGTCGGGGTGGGTGCCGGTGAACAACAGGGCGAGGATCGCCGCGAGTTGGACCGGGTGGGCGATGCCCCGGCTGGCCTGGTGCAGGACGTACCCGGTGACGGGGCGGGTGGTCAGCCCCGGTCCTGACGCACTGTCCGGGACCGGGGGCGTCTGAAGGAGCAGACCGCTGGTGAGGAAGCCGGCCTGGGCGCCTCGCAGCCGGGCCACCGTGTGCGCCCGGCTGGGGCTGGTGGCGGTGAGGCGGGCCAGGAAGAGCTCCGTCTCCTGGCGATGGGCGGCCTGCGGGACGCGGGCGCAGTGGGTGCGGGCCGCGTACAGGCCAGCGTGGTACTGCGCGTCGACGCGGGCGAAGCCGTCCTCGTCCAGACGGTGGTGGGCCTCGGCGCGGAAACGAGTGAAAGAGCATTTCGACAACTCAGTCAGCGCGGGCAGTTGGGCGAAGCGGTCCGGCGGCAAAGCAGCGGGGCTCGGGAGGGGCGCCGGAAGCGGCGGCAGGGCGGGGCGGGTGAGCAGCGGTGCGAGGGGCGGCGGGTCGGGGTCCAGGCCGTTGCTCTTCAGGAGGGTGTGCAGTCGCCGGGCGGCATGTTCGGTGGCGCAGTGGGCGAACAGGAGCAGGGAGATTCCGGTCCCCTCCCGCAGGCAGGCGAGACGCCGGACACCGGGCGGGGGACGTCGCAGGCAGCGCCGGGCGGTGCGAGAGTACGGGCGCCCTGCGCAGCCCGGCGCCGCGTTCACGCCCTCCACCGGTTGACCACGAACCGGTCCCCGTCCCTGCGGATCTCCGCCGCGCCGGGACCGGGAAAGTGCGCGGGAATCACCAACTCCCCCTCGTCGGCCGCTCGTTGCAGTACTCGGACCCTGCTGGCAGCCGACTGTGTCCGGTCCACGCACATCGCGCTGCTGCAGGTCGGCGCGAGGAACTGCACCGGACTGTGCAGCAGATCTCCTACGAAGACGGCCCGGTCCGCGCCGGAGGCGAGCCGTAGCACGGACGAGCCCGGGGTGTGCCCGGGCGCGGGCTCCAGGACGAGACTCGCGTCGACGCGATGCGAGTCCCCATCCCACAGCACAGCCTGCCCTGCCTTCACCACCGGCGCGACACTGTCCGCGAAGAGGAGAGCGTGATTGCCGTGCGGGGTGCGGGCAGCGCCGCCAGGTCCGTAGAAGTCATGGTCCACACGCGGCACGAGATACGTGGCGTTCGGGAACGTCGGTACCCAACTTCCGTTTTCCTCCACGGTGTTCCAGCCCACGTGGTCGCCGTGGAGATGCGTGTTGATGACGAGGTCGACGTCCTCGGGACGCACCCCTGCCCGCGCGAGCCGGTCGAGGAAGTCGGTGTCGAGGCCGGAAAAGTGCGGGGTGGCCGGACGCTCGCGGCCATTGCCCACCCCCGGATCGACCACGATGACCTGGCCTGCGCTGCGCAGCACCCACGCCTGCACGGCGGCGAGCACCGCGCCGCTGCCGGGGTCCTGGAAGTGCGGGGCGAGCCACTCCTCGCCCGCACGCCAGGTGTCCTCGATGCCGGGAAACAGGTCGCCGGGCGCCCCGAACGGCCCGCGCACCTCCTCGACCCTGATGATCTCGATGTCGCCGAGCGTGATGCTGTCGATGTCGCTATCCATGCCGGCCACACTAGGAACGGCAGGGCGAGCGCCTCAATGCTTGATGGGATCAGACCGATACGTGATCGGCTCACCTGTCCGGGCGCCCTCCGGCTACGCTCCCCGCATGGACGTGGTCAGCGACGCGATAGCCGCCGTACGAACGGGCTATCCGCACGCCAACAGGCTCCAGGTCAGCGGGCGTTGGTGCGTACGCCTGGCCCCGTACGAGGGAGCGGGCTTTCACGTGGTGCTCACCGGTGACTGCTGGCTGCGGACCGACACCGGCACCGCCCTCGCCCTGCGCCCCGGCGACGCGGTGCTGCTGCCGCACGGCGCAGGCCACATACTGGCCGACGCCCCAACAGATCCGAGCCGCGCCACACGTTTCGACACGGCCCGGGAGCCTCCTGTGGCACCGGCCGGGCCCAGCACGGTGGAACTCCTGTGCGGCAAGTACCGCCTCGACCACAGCCGCTCCCACCCCCTGCTCGCCGAACTGCCCGACGTCGTCCATCTGCCGCACGACGACCCCCACACCCTGAACTCCGCTCCGCCGTCAACCTGCTCGCCGGCGAAGCCGCAGCCCCCGGCCCCGGCTCCTGCGCGGCCCTACCCAGCCTCCTCGACCTCCTCCTCATCTACATGATCCGGGCCTGGACCACACAGGCCCCGGCCGCCGCTCGCTGGCCCGCCGCCCTCGCCGACCCCGTCGTCACCGAAGTACTGCGCCTGCTCCACACCGACCCGGCCCACCCCTGGACCGCCGAGCACCTGGCAACCCGCGCAGGCGTCTCACGCGCGACACTCAACCGCCGGTTCACCACCCTGGTCGGCCGCCCCGCGATGTCCTACCTGACATGGTGGCGGATGAACCGCACAGCAACCCTCCTGAGCACAACAGACGCCCCCCTGCAATCAGTGGCCAAGGAAGTCGGCTACAGCTCGCCCTACGCCCTGTCACACGCATTCCTCAGAGAATTCGGAGTAACCCCAGGCCGATACCGGACAAGCCGCGCAACACCCCACTGACCATCACCTCTCCAGCCCCCAGTCCGATGCCGCCGAAACCGCCACGAACTC includes:
- a CDS encoding RNA-binding protein — protein: MSSAGIQRHGPRTLAVSQRISGRGGKATARFVGRRLLFARVQKNGGVLTYVYRVTKYDPADRDEYGHYVGTEDIVSDHGEVEAASLQAVAEFARDTAVDHLAVREPGVPSLAHFGVESAMDCFGLDGLFPDDLAGFYDGAEVALDVALELVRIMLRGSGAWCRLEVEDTFAVHVGWDQYLYISSSRPCEKALARARGLGLFPERIAVSPYAFEDEEEGVQRPADDEFWFDLLRAVATGRAGILEETYLDGASRWHLLTREAIEAVRAGLAPRARLEVWPPLSGDIDAVLGNLPEDGLVEGVWQDKNGHIHSAIADEDEFPELSALISSASGAALLSVYAGERAPLCTAVMPDNDGVLRARWRTEPTPNDQDWALRHSQA
- a CDS encoding transcriptional regulator — translated: MPEKNLEFGKYGARGTRGSEVVARRLDGLVDFITTPVTAPRGLLARLHYLTKTPRMLQAAREQGLTVTDRTLKTWLDGKRRPSKANLERIDAVYRTVRRHNVARHLLRRLNSCGGTRVEIHPFNQSQVARPHQRVVEFRKLNVRRWDRIVTAWANRDQQTLDDVWATDVLPDLGSQWGQYEYVSNIGFAA
- a CDS encoding MBL fold metallo-hydrolase; protein product: MDSDIDSITLGDIEIIRVEEVRGPFGAPGDLFPGIEDTWRAGEEWLAPHFQDPGSGAVLAAVQAWVLRSAGQVIVVDPGVGNGRERPATPHFSGLDTDFLDRLARAGVRPEDVDLVINTHLHGDHVGWNTVEENGSWVPTFPNATYLVPRVDHDFYGPGGAARTPHGNHALLFADSVAPVVKAGQAVLWDGDSHRVDASLVLEPAPGHTPGSSVLRLASGADRAVFVGDLLHSPVQFLAPTCSSAMCVDRTQSAASRVRVLQRAADEGELVIPAHFPGPGAAEIRRDGDRFVVNRWRA